Proteins encoded by one window of Streptococcus sanguinis:
- the trxA gene encoding thioredoxin: MVKAITDATFELETKDGLVLIDFWATWCGPCRMQGPILDKLSEELSEDELKIVKMDVDENPATASAFGIMSIPTLLFKKDGQVVKQLAGVHTAQQIKAIVAELG, encoded by the coding sequence ATGGTAAAAGCAATCACAGATGCAACATTTGAGCTAGAAACGAAAGACGGATTGGTGCTGATTGATTTTTGGGCGACTTGGTGCGGACCTTGTCGGATGCAAGGGCCAATCCTTGACAAGCTCTCAGAGGAACTTTCCGAAGATGAGCTCAAGATTGTCAAGATGGATGTCGATGAAAATCCAGCTACAGCAAGCGCCTTTGGCATCATGTCTATCCCGACCTTGCTCTTTAAAAAAGACGGTCAGGTCGTTAAGCAGTTAGCGGGTGTCCATACAGCCCAGCAGATTAAAGCGATTGTGGCAGAATTGGGATAA
- a CDS encoding helix-turn-helix domain-containing protein translates to MKKAHLDARHTQLEVAEKLGVAQAQYARWEDGGRNPKDETVEKLAEIFGTSFEILKGRDDGLEEIVSLLREYGLTKEEKNRWCDSEILKNF, encoded by the coding sequence ATTAAAAAAGCTCATCTAGATGCAAGACATACTCAATTAGAAGTTGCTGAAAAACTAGGTGTCGCTCAAGCCCAGTATGCTAGGTGGGAGGATGGAGGAAGAAACCCAAAAGATGAAACAGTAGAAAAGCTAGCTGAAATTTTTGGCACATCTTTTGAAATTTTAAAGGGGCGCGATGACGGATTGGAAGAAATTGTTAGTTTATTGAGGGAATATGGACTGACAAAAGAAGAAAAAAATAGATGGTGTGATTCGGAAATATTGAAGAACTTTTAA
- a CDS encoding MFS transporter, with product MPNHQTVEKKDFFSLLATALVCFAGILSETSMNVTFPHLSKVFGLGLGTLQWITTGYLLAVAITITLGATLAHNWKERTILFTALANFCLGTLIAMLASSFPILMIGRILQGGATGLAIPLLFNLIVERIPKQKIGTYMGLSGMVVSLAPAIGPTYGGFMISRFDWHMIYTFILPVPIISFILGFFFLRNSEKSRKRAFDLLSFIFLASSLVFAIVAISSLEEGHIDWLYLVLCLLPLACFIYRSLKIDHPFLDIRILKQPTVLLAILPFFIFQFINLSANFLIPNFLVIEKEISTAQAGFALLPGTMLGAFLSPVFGKLYDKKGPKPTLFTGNSLLFLAVLLLLIFTKELTLTAVITIYICFTLGRNMAFNNTLALATTQVDKGKTADTTALFQLAQTFAGAIGTAVTAVIANQAPNMTKGTQNVFTLLLGLVIFVFLSYLLLFKTIAAKKL from the coding sequence GTGCCAAATCATCAAACAGTTGAAAAGAAAGATTTTTTCTCGCTCCTTGCGACAGCCTTAGTCTGCTTTGCAGGCATCTTATCTGAAACCAGTATGAATGTAACCTTCCCGCACCTAAGCAAGGTCTTTGGGTTAGGATTAGGAACGCTGCAATGGATTACAACAGGGTATTTACTAGCAGTGGCCATCACGATTACTTTAGGAGCGACCTTAGCCCACAATTGGAAAGAGCGAACAATCCTCTTTACCGCTTTGGCCAACTTTTGCTTGGGCACACTGATTGCCATGTTGGCTTCAAGCTTTCCAATCTTGATGATAGGGAGAATTCTGCAAGGAGGAGCTACTGGATTAGCCATTCCTTTGCTCTTTAACTTGATTGTTGAGCGTATTCCTAAGCAAAAAATCGGAACCTACATGGGCTTGTCTGGGATGGTGGTCAGCCTAGCACCAGCAATTGGTCCGACTTACGGTGGTTTTATGATTAGTCGTTTTGACTGGCATATGATTTATACCTTTATTCTTCCTGTCCCAATCATTTCCTTTATTCTTGGCTTTTTCTTTTTAAGAAATTCCGAGAAGTCTAGGAAACGCGCCTTTGATCTTCTCTCATTTATCTTCTTAGCAAGCTCACTCGTCTTTGCTATTGTAGCCATCTCTAGCTTAGAAGAAGGACATATCGATTGGCTCTATCTTGTTCTCTGCCTACTTCCACTAGCTTGCTTTATCTATCGGAGCTTGAAAATTGATCATCCCTTCTTAGATATTCGTATCTTAAAGCAACCAACGGTCTTATTGGCTATTTTACCCTTCTTTATTTTTCAATTTATAAACCTATCGGCTAATTTTCTGATTCCCAACTTCTTGGTCATAGAAAAAGAAATTTCAACCGCTCAGGCAGGCTTTGCATTACTTCCAGGAACCATGCTCGGAGCCTTCCTCTCTCCTGTCTTTGGTAAACTCTATGATAAAAAAGGCCCGAAACCAACCCTTTTTACAGGAAATTCTCTTCTTTTCCTGGCTGTACTCTTGCTCCTTATCTTTACAAAAGAACTCACCTTAACAGCTGTTATTACGATTTATATTTGCTTTACCTTGGGACGAAACATGGCCTTCAATAACACACTTGCTCTAGCCACGACTCAAGTTGATAAAGGAAAGACTGCAGATACGACTGCGCTGTTTCAGCTGGCCCAGACCTTTGCGGGTGCTATAGGTACCGCAGTAACGGCCGTCATCGCTAATCAAGCTCCCAATATGACAAAAGGAACTCAAAACGTCTTCACCCTGCTATTAGGCCTGGTTATCTTCGTATTCTTGTCTTATCTACTGCTTTTTAAAACGATTGCAGCAAAGAAACTTTGA
- a CDS encoding aminopeptidase translates to MVLPNFKENLEKYAKLLVANGINVQPGHTVALNIDVEQRELAHLIVKEAYALGAHEVIVQWADDLTTREKFLHAPMERLDNVPDYKVAEMNYLLEKKASRLGVRSSDPGALNGVDAEKLSASAKAMGIAMKPMRIATQSNKVSWTVAAAAGTEWAKKVFPNAASDEEAVDLLWDQIFKTCRVYEDDPVAAWKAHEEKLSSKAKVLNEEQFTALHYTAPGTDLTLGLPKNHHWESAGSLNAQGEYFIANMPTEEVFTAPDFRRADGYVTSTKPLSYNGNIIEGIKVTFKDGQIVDITAEKGDQVMKDLVFENAGARALGECALVPDPSPISQSGITFFNTLFDENASNHLAIGAAYATSVVGGENFSEKELEAAGLNRSDVHVDFMIGSNQMNVDGIREDGSRVAIFRNGDWAI, encoded by the coding sequence ATGGTTCTGCCAAATTTTAAAGAAAACTTAGAAAAATACGCTAAACTATTGGTTGCCAATGGTATTAATGTGCAGCCGGGTCACACGGTGGCGCTCAATATTGATGTGGAGCAGCGTGAGCTGGCTCACTTGATTGTCAAGGAGGCCTATGCTCTGGGTGCTCACGAGGTCATCGTCCAGTGGGCGGATGATTTGACTACGCGGGAGAAATTCCTCCATGCGCCGATGGAGCGCTTGGACAATGTTCCAGACTATAAGGTGGCTGAGATGAACTATCTCCTCGAAAAGAAAGCCAGCCGCTTGGGCGTTCGTTCATCTGATCCGGGGGCTTTGAATGGCGTGGATGCTGAGAAATTATCAGCTTCTGCTAAGGCTATGGGCATAGCCATGAAGCCGATGCGGATCGCAACCCAATCCAATAAAGTCAGCTGGACAGTCGCTGCAGCAGCCGGTACAGAGTGGGCTAAGAAGGTCTTTCCAAACGCAGCCAGTGATGAGGAAGCGGTAGACTTGCTTTGGGATCAGATTTTCAAAACCTGCCGTGTCTATGAGGATGATCCAGTAGCCGCTTGGAAGGCCCATGAAGAAAAACTCAGTTCAAAAGCTAAGGTTTTAAATGAGGAGCAATTCACTGCTCTGCACTATACAGCGCCGGGAACTGACTTGACATTGGGCTTACCCAAGAACCACCACTGGGAGTCAGCTGGTAGTCTAAATGCTCAGGGCGAGTATTTCATTGCCAACATGCCGACTGAGGAGGTCTTTACAGCACCGGACTTCCGACGGGCTGATGGCTATGTGACCAGCACTAAGCCCCTCAGCTACAATGGCAACATCATTGAGGGCATCAAGGTGACCTTTAAGGATGGCCAGATTGTGGACATTACTGCTGAAAAGGGCGACCAGGTTATGAAGGATCTTGTCTTTGAAAATGCTGGTGCGCGTGCTTTAGGTGAATGTGCCTTGGTACCAGATCCAAGTCCGATTTCTCAGTCAGGTATCACCTTCTTCAATACACTTTTTGATGAAAATGCTTCTAATCACTTGGCTATCGGTGCAGCTTATGCGACCAGTGTAGTTGGCGGAGAGAATTTCTCTGAAAAAGAGCTAGAAGCAGCAGGCCTCAACCGCTCGGATGTCCATGTGGACTTTATGATTGGGTCTAACCAGATGAATGTCGATGGTATTCGTGAAGATGGTAGCCGAGTAGCCATCTTCCGCAATGGGGACTGGGCAATCTAA
- a CDS encoding DUF4649 family protein, whose translation MIEITYLDAVKQERKMTFESYQEFEQSQQACLIGVADYYSVKKLTYKGHDLNYQGTYGDVFFFLMKQDLTKFG comes from the coding sequence ATGATTGAAATCACATATTTGGATGCTGTAAAGCAGGAGCGCAAGATGACTTTTGAGTCTTATCAGGAGTTTGAGCAGTCTCAGCAGGCCTGCTTAATTGGTGTGGCAGATTATTACTCAGTTAAAAAATTGACTTATAAAGGCCATGATTTGAACTACCAGGGTACTTACGGTGATGTCTTCTTTTTCCTGATGAAGCAGGATTTGACAAAGTTTGGCTAA
- a CDS encoding YjdF family protein → MDKISMTLTVYFEEGFWHGLFKQEHAQSYRVCRFTFGAEPSTQELLDFLNHYYHRLQFSPSIRVKEKTKSVSPKRLQRQVKKEQMASRSSKSQEALKLQFEEQKKIARVKRKQQKELTKQRKFELKQQKRLEKHKGH, encoded by the coding sequence ATGGATAAGATTTCAATGACGCTGACAGTTTATTTTGAAGAGGGATTTTGGCACGGTCTTTTCAAGCAGGAACATGCTCAATCTTATAGAGTTTGCCGATTCACCTTTGGTGCAGAGCCTAGCACGCAGGAATTGTTGGATTTTCTAAACCATTATTATCATCGGTTGCAGTTTAGTCCTAGCATCAGAGTGAAGGAGAAGACTAAGTCGGTCAGTCCTAAACGCCTGCAGAGACAGGTTAAAAAAGAGCAGATGGCTTCACGTTCTTCAAAGTCTCAGGAAGCGCTGAAGCTGCAATTTGAAGAGCAAAAGAAAATCGCTCGAGTCAAGCGCAAGCAGCAGAAAGAACTGACTAAGCAAAGGAAATTCGAACTCAAACAGCAAAAACGATTGGAAAAGCACAAGGGGCATTGA
- the pepF gene encoding oligoendopeptidase F has protein sequence MEQKHRSEFPENELWDLTALYQDQEDFLRAIEKAREDIQKFVRDYQGKLSTFEDFERAFAELEQIYIQISHIGNYGFMPQTTDFGDESFAQIAQAAMEFETEANVALSFFDDALVGADEAVLEKLGQEPHLTSAIRQAKIKKAHYLGADVEKALTNLGEVFYSPQDIYTKMRAGDFAMADFEVEGKVYKNSFVTYENFYQNHENAEIREKAFRSFSEGLRQHQNSAAAAYLAQVKSEKLLADMKGYDSVFDYLLAEQEVDRSMFDRQIDLIMSEFAPVAQKYLKHVAKVNGLEKMTFADWKLDLDSELNPEVSIDDAYDLVMKSVEPLGQEYCQEVARYKEERWVDFAANAGKDSGGYAADPYRIHPYVLMSWTGRMSDVYTLIHEIGHSGQFIFSDNHQSYFNAHMSTYYVEAPSTFNELLLSDYLERQFDNPRQKRFALAHRLTDTYFHNFITHLLEAAFQRKVYTLIEEGGTFGASKLNAIMKEVLTEFWGDAVEIDDDAALTWMRQAHYYMGLYSYTYSAGLVISTAGYLHLKNDENGARDWLELLKSGGSKTPLESAMIIGADISTDKPLRDTIQFLSDTVDQIIAYSEELGE, from the coding sequence ATGGAACAAAAACATCGTTCTGAATTTCCGGAAAATGAACTCTGGGACCTAACGGCCCTTTACCAAGACCAAGAGGACTTCCTGCGGGCCATCGAAAAGGCCAGAGAAGACATCCAGAAATTCGTCCGTGATTACCAAGGCAAGCTCAGCACTTTCGAAGATTTTGAACGGGCATTTGCTGAGTTAGAGCAGATTTATATCCAAATCAGCCACATCGGTAACTACGGTTTTATGCCACAGACCACTGACTTTGGTGATGAGAGCTTTGCGCAGATTGCCCAAGCAGCTATGGAGTTTGAGACCGAGGCCAATGTCGCACTCAGCTTCTTTGACGACGCCCTAGTCGGCGCAGACGAGGCTGTCTTAGAAAAACTAGGTCAAGAGCCCCATTTGACCTCAGCCATTCGCCAAGCTAAAATCAAAAAAGCTCACTATCTGGGAGCGGATGTCGAAAAAGCCTTGACCAATCTAGGTGAAGTCTTTTACAGTCCACAGGATATCTACACCAAGATGCGGGCCGGCGACTTTGCTATGGCTGACTTTGAAGTAGAAGGAAAAGTTTACAAAAACAGCTTTGTCACCTACGAGAATTTCTACCAAAACCATGAAAATGCAGAAATCCGCGAAAAAGCTTTCCGCTCTTTCTCTGAAGGCCTTCGTCAGCATCAAAACTCTGCTGCTGCTGCCTATCTGGCTCAGGTCAAATCTGAAAAACTACTGGCTGACATGAAGGGTTATGACTCTGTCTTTGACTACTTACTAGCAGAGCAAGAAGTTGATCGCTCTATGTTTGACCGTCAGATTGACTTGATTATGAGCGAATTTGCCCCAGTAGCTCAGAAATACCTCAAGCATGTTGCTAAGGTAAACGGACTTGAAAAAATGACCTTTGCTGACTGGAAGCTGGACTTGGACAGCGAGCTTAATCCTGAAGTCAGCATTGATGATGCCTATGACCTGGTCATGAAGTCAGTCGAGCCACTTGGACAAGAATACTGCCAAGAAGTTGCCCGCTACAAGGAAGAACGCTGGGTTGACTTTGCGGCCAATGCCGGGAAAGACTCTGGAGGCTATGCTGCAGATCCTTATCGGATCCACCCTTACGTCCTCATGAGCTGGACCGGTCGCATGAGCGATGTCTATACTCTGATTCACGAGATCGGTCACTCCGGTCAGTTTATCTTCTCAGACAATCACCAAAGCTATTTCAACGCCCACATGTCCACCTACTATGTGGAAGCACCATCTACCTTTAATGAGCTCCTGCTCAGTGATTACCTGGAGCGCCAGTTTGATAACCCTCGCCAGAAACGCTTTGCACTGGCTCACCGTCTGACGGATACCTACTTCCACAACTTCATCACTCACTTGCTGGAAGCTGCCTTCCAACGCAAGGTCTATACTTTGATTGAAGAAGGCGGAACCTTCGGTGCAAGCAAACTCAACGCTATCATGAAAGAAGTCTTGACAGAATTCTGGGGCGATGCCGTTGAGATTGACGACGATGCTGCCTTGACTTGGATGCGCCAAGCTCACTACTACATGGGGCTTTACAGCTATACTTACTCCGCAGGCTTGGTCATTTCTACCGCCGGCTACCTACATCTGAAAAATGACGAAAACGGTGCCCGTGACTGGCTGGAGCTACTCAAATCTGGCGGCAGCAAGACTCCGCTTGAATCAGCTATGATTATCGGAGCAGATATTTCGACGGATAAACCACTCCGCGACACGATTCAGTTCTTGTCAGATACAGTTGATCAGATTATTGCCTACAGCGAGGAGTTGGGGGAATAA
- the def gene encoding peptide deformylase — protein sequence MSVSEKTSVIERLTKPAHLIDMKDIIREGNPTLRAIAEEVSFPLSDQEIILGEKMMQFLKHSQDPIMAEKMGLRGGVGLAAPQLDISKRLIAVLVPNPEDEEGSPPKEAYSLQTLMYNPKIVAHSVQDAALADGEGCLSVDREVPGYVVRHARVTVDYFDKDGQKHRIKLKGYNAIVVQHEIDHINGIMFYDRINEKDPFAVKDGMLVIE from the coding sequence ATGTCTGTGAGTGAAAAAACATCTGTTATTGAACGATTAACCAAACCAGCCCATTTAATTGATATGAAGGACATTATCCGCGAGGGCAATCCGACCCTGCGCGCTATCGCTGAGGAAGTCAGCTTCCCTCTATCAGACCAGGAAATCATTCTGGGCGAGAAGATGATGCAATTTCTCAAGCATTCCCAGGATCCAATCATGGCAGAAAAAATGGGGCTTCGCGGCGGTGTTGGTCTAGCTGCTCCCCAGCTGGATATTTCCAAACGGCTCATCGCTGTTTTAGTTCCCAACCCTGAGGACGAAGAGGGCAGTCCGCCTAAGGAAGCTTATAGCCTGCAAACGCTGATGTACAATCCTAAAATTGTAGCCCATTCCGTTCAGGATGCAGCTTTAGCTGATGGTGAAGGCTGCCTGTCAGTCGATCGAGAAGTACCTGGCTACGTGGTTCGGCATGCGCGAGTCACCGTGGATTACTTTGACAAGGACGGTCAAAAGCATCGTATCAAACTCAAGGGTTATAATGCCATTGTCGTTCAGCATGAAATCGACCATATTAACGGCATCATGTTTTACGACCGCATCAATGAAAAAGACCCATTTGCAGTTAAAGACGGCATGTTGGTGATTGAGTAA
- the rpsO gene encoding 30S ribosomal protein S15, producing MAISKEKKNEIIAQYARHEGDTGSVEVQVAVLTWEINHLNDHIKQHKKDHATYRGLMKKIGRRRNLLAYLRKNDVNRYRELINSLGLRR from the coding sequence ATGGCAATCTCAAAAGAGAAAAAAAATGAAATCATTGCACAATACGCACGTCACGAAGGTGACACTGGTTCAGTAGAGGTACAAGTTGCTGTCCTTACTTGGGAAATCAACCACCTCAACGACCACATCAAACAACACAAAAAAGACCACGCTACTTACCGTGGCTTGATGAAGAAAATCGGTCGCCGTCGTAACCTCTTGGCTTACCTTCGTAAGAACGACGTTAACCGTTACCGTGAGTTGATCAACTCTCTTGGACTTCGTCGCTAA
- a CDS encoding alpha/beta hydrolase family protein, translating to MKYIWAFLAALSLTGLALFFWHSQTKPNPTPPKPETTQTASSEKSDKQPTPTEDIVSEEYSVSYDNKQLYGKITAPSDYKRKKLPTIVIAHGFNNALEQYEMYSQLLAKQGYLVYSFDFYGGSRQSKSGGQDMLNMSVKTELTDLTQVMEKLSSETFVDKSKMSLFGASQGGVVSSLYAAAYPDRVHKLMLIFPAFVLFDDAKETYHELGSPDFDQLPDSLTHHNTTLGKVYLIDALNIDIQAEQAKITAPTLIIHGTDDAVVPYQYAVEASQIIPNAKLVTVEGGEHHIDERFAITAAPAIQKFLKE from the coding sequence ATGAAGTATATTTGGGCTTTCTTAGCAGCCTTGAGCTTGACAGGACTGGCTCTGTTCTTCTGGCACTCCCAGACCAAACCAAATCCTACCCCTCCTAAGCCAGAAACCACACAGACAGCTTCTAGCGAGAAGAGCGACAAGCAACCGACTCCGACAGAAGACATCGTATCTGAAGAGTACAGTGTTTCATACGACAACAAGCAGCTTTACGGAAAGATTACTGCTCCTTCTGACTACAAGAGAAAAAAATTGCCGACTATTGTTATCGCACATGGATTTAACAATGCCCTTGAGCAATATGAAATGTACAGCCAGCTGTTGGCAAAGCAAGGTTATCTGGTTTACAGCTTTGATTTCTACGGCGGCAGCCGCCAATCGAAAAGCGGTGGACAGGATATGCTGAATATGTCGGTCAAGACCGAACTGACAGATTTGACCCAAGTCATGGAAAAGCTGAGTTCCGAGACCTTTGTAGATAAGAGCAAAATGAGCTTATTTGGTGCTAGCCAAGGCGGTGTCGTTTCTAGTCTCTATGCTGCTGCTTATCCGGACCGCGTGCACAAACTCATGCTCATCTTTCCAGCTTTCGTTCTTTTTGACGATGCCAAAGAGACTTATCATGAGCTAGGGAGCCCTGACTTCGATCAACTTCCAGACAGCCTGACACACCACAATACTACTCTGGGTAAGGTTTATCTAATCGATGCCTTAAACATTGACATCCAAGCAGAGCAGGCCAAAATCACGGCTCCGACCCTCATTATCCACGGCACTGATGATGCAGTCGTGCCCTACCAGTATGCGGTCGAAGCGAGTCAGATTATTCCAAATGCAAAGCTGGTCACTGTAGAAGGTGGGGAACATCACATTGACGAAAGATTTGCTATCACTGCCGCTCCTGCAATCCAAAAATTCTTGAAAGAGTAA
- a CDS encoding GlsB/YeaQ/YmgE family stress response membrane protein gives MIGSMFVGFIIGLIAGAITSRGERMGCIGKILLGWFGSLIGQFLFGHWGPMLADTAIVPSVLGAVILLAIFWRRDS, from the coding sequence ATGATTGGTAGTATGTTTGTCGGTTTTATCATCGGCCTTATCGCCGGGGCTATTACCAGCCGTGGGGAGCGCATGGGCTGTATCGGAAAGATCCTCTTGGGTTGGTTTGGTTCCTTGATAGGTCAATTTCTCTTTGGCCATTGGGGGCCAATGCTTGCTGATACAGCTATTGTTCCATCAGTGCTAGGAGCAGTTATCCTCTTGGCTATTTTCTGGAGACGGGATAGTTAG
- a CDS encoding MFS transporter — protein sequence MKKLMEKVSILSLSLILTTAFSISSAQSAMFAFYKGIPESWVELLVSLPSAGIMLMLLFNRVIEKYLTERQMIVSGLLIFSLCGLLPLLNQSYWLMFASRLVFGMGIGLLNAKAISIVSERYKGQERVRLLGLRGSAEVVGTALLTFGVSRLLPLGWQAAFLVYTFGLVVLALYLLFVPYDKISEKQHEQSELTPKLSRQDWQLSLAFAFVAGVIVLTYIAINLRVPGIVEKSGMGTAQTAGVILSLMQLIGIAAGISFASLTRLFRDKLLMLSGLVFGLTQIIIGFSPNLLSLSFATISAGFVYSVGLTTIFYTLSERISAHLLNQATSIVILGCSIGATATTFVLSFIGRFSNAPVFIFSILGLAMILTSLFVLRFNKEKNGMASKS from the coding sequence ATGAAAAAATTGATGGAAAAGGTGAGCATCCTCTCACTTTCTTTGATTCTGACGACGGCTTTCTCGATTTCCAGTGCCCAGTCGGCCATGTTTGCTTTTTATAAAGGGATTCCAGAAAGTTGGGTAGAACTTCTGGTTTCTTTGCCTTCGGCTGGGATTATGCTCATGTTGCTGTTTAATAGGGTCATTGAAAAATACCTGACAGAGCGTCAGATGATAGTGAGCGGCCTTCTGATCTTTTCGCTCTGCGGCCTTCTTCCTCTTCTTAATCAGTCTTACTGGCTTATGTTTGCCTCTCGGCTTGTCTTTGGGATGGGAATCGGTCTGCTCAATGCCAAGGCGATTTCGATTGTGAGCGAGCGCTATAAGGGACAGGAACGCGTCCGGCTTTTAGGACTGAGGGGATCAGCAGAAGTAGTCGGGACAGCCCTCTTGACTTTTGGAGTCAGTCGGCTTCTTCCTCTCGGCTGGCAGGCTGCCTTTCTCGTCTATACCTTCGGACTAGTGGTTTTAGCGCTTTATCTGCTTTTTGTCCCTTATGACAAGATCTCTGAAAAGCAGCACGAGCAGTCTGAATTGACTCCCAAGCTAAGCCGGCAGGATTGGCAGCTGAGTCTAGCTTTTGCCTTTGTGGCGGGGGTCATTGTGCTGACTTATATTGCCATCAATCTACGCGTGCCGGGGATTGTAGAGAAGTCCGGCATGGGGACGGCCCAGACTGCAGGTGTGATTCTTTCCTTGATGCAGTTGATTGGGATTGCAGCGGGTATCAGCTTTGCTAGTTTGACCCGTCTTTTTAGAGATAAACTGCTGATGCTTTCTGGTCTGGTTTTTGGCCTGACTCAGATTATTATTGGCTTCTCACCAAATCTCTTGTCACTCAGCTTTGCTACTATTAGCGCCGGCTTTGTCTATAGTGTCGGTCTGACGACCATTTTTTACACCCTATCCGAGCGCATTTCCGCCCACCTACTCAATCAAGCCACTTCTATCGTGATTTTAGGCTGCAGTATCGGAGCAACGGCCACTACTTTTGTCCTCAGCTTCATTGGGAGATTCTCTAACGCCCCAGTCTTTATCTTCAGCATTTTGGGACTGGCTATGATTCTGACCTCGCTCTTTGTTCTAAGATTTAACAAAGAAAAGAACGGAATGGCTTCAAAAAGCTAG
- a CDS encoding pseudouridine synthase: MRLDKFLAENGLGSRAQVKQLLKKGLVLVNGRVEKSPKTQIDETADEIIVSGQRLTYEKFVYYLLNKPQGVISATEDDRHKTVLDLLDETARQKEVFPVGRLDIDTHGLLLLTNNGKLAHAMLSPKKHVEKIYRAQVAGLMKQADVDRFAAGIELKDFTCQPAQLKVLELDEAKETSLVEITLAEGKFHQVKRMVAACGKEVTDLQRLTMGPLQLDPAVALGEWRRLTEEEMLSLEIFGVEL, encoded by the coding sequence ATGCGTCTGGATAAATTTTTAGCAGAAAATGGTCTGGGCTCACGCGCTCAGGTCAAGCAGCTCCTAAAGAAAGGCCTGGTTTTGGTCAATGGCAGAGTAGAGAAATCACCTAAGACCCAGATTGATGAGACAGCAGATGAGATTATTGTTTCTGGCCAAAGGCTGACCTATGAAAAATTCGTCTACTACCTTCTCAACAAGCCGCAGGGAGTCATTTCGGCGACAGAGGATGACCGTCATAAGACGGTTCTGGACTTGCTGGACGAGACTGCCCGTCAGAAAGAAGTCTTTCCTGTCGGCCGTTTGGATATTGATACCCACGGCCTGCTCCTTCTGACCAATAATGGCAAGCTGGCCCATGCCATGCTGTCACCTAAAAAGCACGTCGAAAAAATCTACCGAGCTCAAGTGGCTGGCCTGATGAAGCAAGCAGATGTAGATCGCTTTGCTGCAGGAATAGAACTGAAAGACTTCACCTGTCAGCCAGCTCAGCTCAAGGTTTTAGAGCTGGATGAGGCAAAAGAGACTTCTCTCGTAGAAATTACCCTAGCTGAAGGCAAGTTCCATCAGGTCAAGCGCATGGTGGCTGCCTGCGGAAAAGAAGTCACGGATCTTCAGCGCCTCACGATGGGGCCCCTACAGTTGGATCCTGCAGTGGCTCTTGGAGAATGGCGGAGATTGACCGAGGAAGAAATGCTTTCTTTAGAAATCTTTGGGGTAGAATTGTAA